The Acidobacteriota bacterium DNA window TGAGCCTTGTCTAAAAATTTTTCGACCTCTTTATAAGAAGAAAATACATTCGGGCTCTCTCTCAATTTCTTTATCTTTTCAAACTCATTTTTTAAACTGTAAAAATTCTGTTCAAACATTGAAACGACAACAAACTCTTTTGAATTATCAAAGATTTCTTGAGTCTTTTTCTCGGGCTCTCTCTCCAGAGGAATAGCTTTTATTTCCTGATAATTCTCTATTACTTCCTTATATTTCGTAAAAGCCTCTTTTTTCTTGCCCTCTTTTTCATAGGTTTTTGCTTCCAGGTAGGTCTCTTCAATTTTAGAAAGGATTTCTTGTTTTTTCTTCAGAATTTCTGGTTCTTTCTTTTCGACCTTTTCACCCTGTGTCATTTCAAAATCTTTTATCAATTCTTTATATTTAATTGCTACTTTATTTTCAGGGTTCATTATCAGAGCTTCATCAAAATAAGTTAAAGCCATCTCTAAACTCTCTTTTGCTTCTTCTTCTCTCCCCACATTTCTAAATAATATGGCATTTTCGTAAACTTCTCTTCCCTTCAAGATTATATCTTCAATTGAATTTTCCGTTCTTCGATGGGACACATCTTCTGAAATAACTTTTTCCTTTTCAATTCCTTTCCGGAAACCAACAAAATAGATCAAAAAAAACGCTAAAATTAGACTTAATCCACCGAGAATAAAGGGGATATAACTTCTTCTTTCTCCCGTTTTTATTTCAAGCTCTTTTATCAATTGTTTATCAGATAAAACAACGGTTTTATCTTCCCTTTCTTCTTCCTCCAGAAAAACAATTTTATAATTTCCCAGATAAATTTCATCTCCAGAAGAAATTCGAGAGAGAACTATTCTTTTTTTATTTATAAAAATTCCATTTGAACTTTTTAGATCTTCTATATAATACTTATCTCCCTTTTTAAAAATTTTAGCATGCTTATGAGAAATAGAGCTAACAGGGATGATGATATCATTCTCTTTACCCCTTCCGATAAATATTTCTTGCTTCTCTATCTTGTGAGTTTTAACCGTTTGTTTTTCTTTTTTCTCTAAGATAACAGGCATTATTAACTAAGATTCCCACCCTCTAATTCATTGATTCTTTTTTGTGCTTTTATGTAATATTCCTCATCAGAGTCTAAAATTGTTTCAAGAACTTCTTTATAAAATTTCAATGCTTTTTTTGGCTCTATATCCCTGTATTTTTCGCCTTCTCTGTACAATCTAATTCCCTTTAAAACTCTTTCATTCTTTATCTTTTTTATCTCTTCATATCTTTTCTTTATTATCTCAATAGCATTCCTTGCATCTTTCTCATACGCTGGATAATTTGATATCTCCTTTGAGATTTTTGACCATAAAGATAAAGCCTGATCCCATGCTTCCAACCCTCTAATAAGTCGGTTCCTATCGATGTAGCTGATTCCGATTTTATAATAAGATACAATTTGTTCTGATATCTTTCTCATCTCTTCTGTTTTTCTTTCCCTTTCAATTTTTTCTCTTTCCCTCAATCTGATTTTCTCCTCGATTGATGATTTCAATTGAATGGCTTCGCTATTTTCCGGACTGATGTTCAGCACACTCTCTACAGTTTCCTTTGCTTTCCCATAATTCCCGACTCTAAATTCTTCCCTCGCCCTGGATAAAAGATTATTTACCTTCCCTGAAATATCTGTTTCTATTTTTGCATGAAATTCTTTTACTTTGTTTAGATAATCATTCACCTTGCTCTCAAGGCTAAAAGTCCTCTCATTCAAAGAAGAAAGCCTTTCTTCCTTTTGCTTTTCGTTCTCTAAAGCATCAATTACTTCTTTTTTAAAACCAACTTTCAGCCCATCATACAGGGAATGGACCTGACTGAACTTTTCTCTTGAATCATTAAGAATTTTTTCAATGTAATTCACCATTTCAAGGTTCTCTTTTGTGCTTTCCTGAGTCACCTTATCCATTCTCTGCTCGGCTTCCATGAGAAACTGCTCACCTTCGTTCAAAAGCCCCAACATTTTTTTATTAATTGAAGAATAGTCAGTCCTGTCCATTAAAGAGATTTCGACATTTTGAACTGAACTAATCTCTTCCTTTCTTGATACTTCCTGTTTTTTTCCTGGCAATATTGAAAGTATAAGGATTCCTCCGAATATTACGATTAAAAAAATCAGAGCAATCCTTAACGGACTTCTTTTCTTTTTAAGTTTTTTTATCTCTTTCTCCTCTTTTACTTTTGCGGACAATTCCTGAAAAGTTGGCTTTATTGGCATTTCTCCAAGCGATTCAGCTTGAATATACTGGGTCATATCTGCCATCGTGGGTTCATATTCTTCTTCATGTCTTATATCCTCAAAAATTAAACTTACCTCAGCACCTCCTAAAGATATAACATCTCCAGGAATAAGGATCTTCTCTTTTATTTTCTCATTTTTGTAGAAAGTTCCATTCGCACTTCCAAGGTCATAAATTCGGAATCGAAGTCCCTCCTTTACTATCTTTGCATGCTTTCTCGAAACTGACTTTTCATCAATAACCACATCGTTATCCTCAGCTCTGCCGATAAAAATCTCATCTTTATCGAGGGGATATCTCCCTACTTCACTTTTTCCTATCCTTACAATTATCTCAGCCATTTGCTTACCTCATCTCAATTTTTCTTTTGTTTTCTCTATATTTTTTTGTGCTTCCTTATAATAAACATTCGATGGGTCTTTAACCAAATCGATTACCTTCTGCCATTCATCAATTGCCTTCTGATAAAAGAGGCTTTCATAGTACTGCTGAGCTCTTTTATTTATACTCTCGATTAAGTTTTTTAACTCTGCTTCAGCCCTTTCCAGTTTATCAATACATTCTTTATTAGAAGGATCAATTTTTAAAGCCTCCTTATAAAACTCAGTCGCCTGGGTAAACTCACCCTGATAGAAATTCAAATCTCCACTTTTCATGTATTCCTCAAATTTCAATTTTTCTTCTTCGGTTAATTGCTTCTGAGTTTTCTCCAATTCGACTGAAGGTTTTGTTTCTGAAGATGAGGGAATCGATGTTTTCTCTTCAACCTTAGTTTCCTGGGTTAAGCTCCTTTCCTCTGGCTTCTTTCCCGATGGAAGAATTGCAATTATAATTATTCCTAAAAACAGAACAAGCAACAGCATTAAAATCATCCTGAAAGCAGGAGATTTTTTCTTTTGTGAAGCTTTTTTGTAAGGTATTTCTCTCTTACCTTTTTCAAAAACAACTCCAGAATCTTCCTCAGCTTTTTCTTCAAAGAATTTAAAAAGAGAGGAGCCAATTTTTATAAAATCTCCGTCTTTAAGATACTGGGACTTAATCAACCTATCATTTACATAAACTCCATTCTTTGAACCTAAATCCTCTATTTTGAAACCGGATAAATCCTGTTCGATTCGAGCATGGGATTTTGAAACCAACGGGTCCTCAAGAACAAGGTCATTTTCCCTCTTTCTTCCAACAAATAATCCTCTGGAGTATATATAAACCTTTTCTCCTTTTAATGGACCCTCGATTGATTCCAAGCGGGCTGTAGGTTTTGCCTCAAGATCAAAATCAAATCCTTTCCATTCTCTCATTTTAGTTTCGTTTAATGTTCGTATTTAATTACATTTGAAAACCATGGCCTTGGTTTTAACCTTGAATCGCTTATCTTAACAAGCCATGCCTTGTATAATTTTGAATCTCCTGACATCCAGCCCCCTTTCCATAAATAACCTCTGTATGGTTTAGCAGCAGCAACTGCCCTCATGCCGAGAGGCGCGCCAGGTATTCCAGACAGCCATACACTTTCCATCTTTCTAAACCCAAATTTAAACAACCTGTCTCCGATGAACTCTTCGCTTCGAATAGGTTCTTTACCCTCAACTACAACTGAAAAATAAATAACTGGCACTTTCTTTTTCACTCTAAACATCCTCATGTTACGATAAATAATACCGATATAGCCTTCCTGCTCACCATCCACATACCTCCAACCATAATAATAATTAGTCTGAACAGGCCACAAAGGTAAAAAAATCGGACATGGAATTCCCCAGCATGTTGTCCATCCCCATAAAAACATATATGGAATATTATATTTTTTCCATTCAAACTCTCCCAGTTCAAGAACATTGTTAAGGTGAAAAGCTAAATATCCTGGATTTTCACTGTGAAAATTGAGAAACAAGGCTAAAATTTCAATTCGATAAAAATTAGGTATTAAATTTTCCTGAACGTTCTGAAGCTGTTCTTTCAATATCCACCAAAGCCTCCAGGCAGTGTTATAAGGAGTATTTCCAGACCAGTCATACCATCCAACTCCCCAATCCCACCATACAAGATTCCACATTGCTTTATGATATAAATAAATATACCTATTTATCTCAGCTATTGCATTTAAATATTTTGCCTGGACATATG harbors:
- a CDS encoding Tad domain-containing protein, whose product is MEKTKVLQNLRKNFLRNESGQIIVFMVALIFFLGLFVALLLNFSVITLYKMKLQNAADGLAMAGAYVQAKYLNAIAEINRYIYLYHKAMWNLVWWDWGVGWYDWSGNTPYNTAWRLWWILKEQLQNVQENLIPNFYRIEILALFLNFHSENPGYLAFHLNNVLELGEFEWKKYNIPYMFLWGWTTCWGIPCPIFLPLWPVQTNYYYGWRYVDGEQEGYIGIIYRNMRMFRVKKKVPVIYFSVVVEGKEPIRSEEFIGDRLFKFGFRKMESVWLSGIPGAPLGMRAVAAAKPYRGYLWKGGWMSGDSKLYKAWLVKISDSRLKPRPWFSNVIKYEH
- a CDS encoding FHA domain-containing protein, coding for MREWKGFDFDLEAKPTARLESIEGPLKGEKVYIYSRGLFVGRKRENDLVLEDPLVSKSHARIEQDLSGFKIEDLGSKNGVYVNDRLIKSQYLKDGDFIKIGSSLFKFFEEKAEEDSGVVFEKGKREIPYKKASQKKKSPAFRMILMLLLVLFLGIIIIAILPSGKKPEERSLTQETKVEEKTSIPSSSETKPSVELEKTQKQLTEEEKLKFEEYMKSGDLNFYQGEFTQATEFYKEALKIDPSNKECIDKLERAEAELKNLIESINKRAQQYYESLFYQKAIDEWQKVIDLVKDPSNVYYKEAQKNIEKTKEKLR
- a CDS encoding FHA domain-containing protein, translated to MPVILEKKEKQTVKTHKIEKQEIFIGRGKENDIIIPVSSISHKHAKIFKKGDKYYIEDLKSSNGIFINKKRIVLSRISSGDEIYLGNYKIVFLEEEEREDKTVVLSDKQLIKELEIKTGERRSYIPFILGGLSLILAFFLIYFVGFRKGIEKEKVISEDVSHRRTENSIEDIILKGREVYENAILFRNVGREEEAKESLEMALTYFDEALIMNPENKVAIKYKELIKDFEMTQGEKVEKKEPEILKKKQEILSKIEETYLEAKTYEKEGKKKEAFTKYKEVIENYQEIKAIPLEREPEKKTQEIFDNSKEFVVVSMFEQNFYSLKNEFEKIKKLRESPNVFSSYKEVEKFLDKAQKLLDRNRGLKSNMIFKLEEIIKEAEGIKREIKSWIDKEREEAERYYHEGILYESVKNYAKALEKWKTALEKAPKEDVELINKIKEKISKYE
- a CDS encoding FHA domain-containing protein, translating into MAEIIVRIGKSEVGRYPLDKDEIFIGRAEDNDVVIDEKSVSRKHAKIVKEGLRFRIYDLGSANGTFYKNEKIKEKILIPGDVISLGGAEVSLIFEDIRHEEEYEPTMADMTQYIQAESLGEMPIKPTFQELSAKVKEEKEIKKLKKKRSPLRIALIFLIVIFGGILILSILPGKKQEVSRKEEISSVQNVEISLMDRTDYSSINKKMLGLLNEGEQFLMEAEQRMDKVTQESTKENLEMVNYIEKILNDSREKFSQVHSLYDGLKVGFKKEVIDALENEKQKEERLSSLNERTFSLESKVNDYLNKVKEFHAKIETDISGKVNNLLSRAREEFRVGNYGKAKETVESVLNISPENSEAIQLKSSIEEKIRLREREKIERERKTEEMRKISEQIVSYYKIGISYIDRNRLIRGLEAWDQALSLWSKISKEISNYPAYEKDARNAIEIIKKRYEEIKKIKNERVLKGIRLYREGEKYRDIEPKKALKFYKEVLETILDSDEEYYIKAQKRINELEGGNLS